A region of the Larus michahellis chromosome 4, bLarMic1.1, whole genome shotgun sequence genome:
AAGGGCAATCTGTGCAACTTCATTTGGTTAACCAAAAAATTCTTGACTTCTTACCTTCTAGCTTGTGTACAGTGGATATAGCATGGAGACTCTGAAACAGAGAGAACTTCAGTTAAGTGTGCTCAGTGCAGAATCGTTACGTGAGAACTTTTTCTTGGGTGGAATTACGCTCTCACTAAAGGACTTCAACTTGAGCAAGGAGACTGTTAACTGGTATCGACTAACTGCTGTACCCTATTTGTGAACTCCTTTCTACACCTGAGTAAGACCAGAACAATTGCATTCACTTGTGCTTTGTGCATCTTCCTACTTGAAGATAATTTGTACATCTTAAAATAAGAGACTCTGCATTTCAACAGATATGTTGGACCAATGTTCATGTAGCCTAATTTGGAGGATTTCTAGAAAACCTGGTTTATGCTTATGCGATGTTATCAAAGCATCATTGTAAATGTTTGAGTTGTGGGTAAAGGAAGGGGTTTTTAAACCATCTGTGAAAGCGAGATAAACAGTTTGACCATGCTGGTTGGTTAAACCATAACTTAATCATTAGGCCCGTGGATATAgtgaatttctgcttttaatttttcttacctGTGTTGTGTCATCCATGGCATGATGCTGGACAACATCAAAGAAATGACATATTTTAGGATTACATTCCCACTACTAACTAGACACCACAGAAGCAGCGACGGGTAAAATTTTGGTGACTTCACACACACCTGTAGAAATGAAGGTTGAAGGGCTGGAAAAATTCCTTAGCGTTGCATTTAATCCCAGATTCATGCTTCTCTAAGACTTACTGGAGTGAGTGCCAATAATGGAAGTTGTAAATAATGGTGCCTTATAATTCAAATGCTTCTCTTTTACCTCATTTCTggtatttaaatatgtatacaTGTGAACTTTCAGCTCTTTAAAAAGGGGAAGCATTCTCATATTTTGATACCTTGCAGGTCCTACTGGAAGTCTCTTCCTTGACATGTTATTTACAAATAATATCACTTTCACCGATCTTCACAGTTAGTGCAACttacaaaaattttttttctatccCGTCTTCTACCCATGATCTCCAAAAACTGAATGAAAGCTGGCTGAATGTGGTGCCGTAGGAAATGTGCCCAGCTCCTCAGTGTTTTGAAATGTCTTAATCCAAAGAGGCATTTGCACCTGTACCTCCAGGTAAAGGATGGCCTCTAGTTAAAAAGCACAACTGCTGGATGAATTGCAGGCCAGAAATGAGTTGCATTAATGGCTTTGAGAGAGGAACttggtcactttttttttaacagtttacaGCAACACTATTTCTCACTCACAGTAAGAATTAATTCCACTAAAAATACTTAATTCCAAGGAACATTAGATTTGAACTATATTGTGACAGTGGAGAACAAATGTCACTTACTGTCTTCTGTTAATACCACTGGTTACTTAAATAACACGTGTTTCTGCACTTCTTATTTATCTTCCTCTGTTTTTAGGATGATCGTGTTCTTTCTAAACAAAGCTGTAGAATAAAGCTACATGCTTCTCTTGAGTACTAAATCTTGAAGCAAGACAAGACTATCACCACTGACCAGGAgcaaaattttaaagtaaaatatgcaACTATGAATCAAGACACAATACAGGGAAAGCCTTCTGTATACCCAACGCTAAAAACCTATTTCATAATCcagttttccttcccctgctACTGACCAATCTCCCTTCAATACAGAAGAGAGAAGTAAACTTGAATCTCTTGGTGCCTAAAATATTCACGGTCCAATTTCGTAGGAATTATTACAATTAAAAAGCTAAGAATATCTTGAATGTTAGAAACTGGGTTGATATTAATGGGCGTTAACACATCCCAGTTTTATTAGGcatcttttgcatatttttcatttagtaTATAGCCTGTAAATAATAAACTATATAACTAACTAGATATATTTCCTGCTCACTTGATGCTTTTGAGACTTACTCCATTCCATCATTAGAATCACAAGTCACTTAAACACAGGAAAGTAGACTACTGTTTTTGTGAAACGTTCCattgtgaaataaaatgaaagcaatatgTACTGCCTTTTTTGCAGTTTGCTATTAAAGCACAGTGTCTTACAGCACAAAATACTAATAAactaaaatcatttaaaaaatgatttgcAGTTTTAACAGTTGTCTGGACTCTGAAAAAAATGTATAGTACTGTATTATTGTTAGCACTTGTCCTGACTTCTGATTTAATCTTCTTCATAGCTTAACTCATTTtgtgcctttcccttcctcttcaaaATAGTCACTGGCTGAAGCTTTTTATGGTcatggattttattttgtctACGGGATCTGGCCTTAGCCTCTCCTCACGTGTAGAGGAACAGCACCAAGCTTGCACCTCTTTGCACTAGTCTCAATTAAGAAAAAGTGATTGTTGCAATAAGACTTCAATGtactacgttaaaaaaaaaaaaaagaaaaaagatggatgtggaagaggaaaatattcaCTTAGGGCAGAATTTACCAGTACACTAAGTAGCTTGAAAACCTAGTTTTAACAGCTTTTTGTATCTtgtttaatgaaaagaaaaaaaaaatcttttatgcaGCCAGGAATATAATTGTCTATACAGACGTTGTTTTGGTATTTCAGAGTAAGAGCTTGCGCTAAGacctcttccttttctctattAACCTAGAACTTTGCACTGAAATTTTTATTACTGCCTTTTTACGATCTTACAGCTACCTGTCTCTGGAAGCATGTTGCGATCTTTGATAAAAagttcttttctctatttttacaACTCGGGCTGTGTTAGAGCTTCCCCTTCACCTGCCTTAAAGTGCTGGCTTCTCCTCGGCCTGGCACCGCCGCCGTCCCTCCCACACTGTGACCGGGTAGTGCTACAGGTGATGAAATTCAGCGAGAGTGATGAGTTTGTCTATATATCTGTAAGAACCAAATACTTTAATTAAACGAGCTCGTTAATAAAGATGTACAATATTGCCCTCCGTCGGGTTAAATGTGACTCCGTAACTGTCCTGTAAGTACATTAAACACTactctgaggaaaaaataaaataaaatgcgtGGAGTTTTTTCCTCTGTCCGTTGGGGCCGTTGAGAGGGTCGGGTCGGGGCCGGGCGCCCCGCCGTCCCTCACAGCCCCGGCCGCGCGCGGTGCACGCCGGTCTCCTGGCTGGCGGCGTGCGCCGCGCGGCCCCGGCGCCACTGATTGGCtagcgggcggggcggggcggggctagGCGCGGAGGCGCCACTTCCTGCggaagtggggctgggagggcctCCGCCTCGCCtgcctccttcttttcctccGCCGCCATCATGGGTCGCATGCACGCTCCCGGGTAAGGGGCCGGGGGTGGGGTatggggctggcacagggctgcCGCGGGCGCTAATGGGGCGCTGTCGAGGGGTGCGGGAGCAGAAAGGCTTCTAGGGGAGCGATGTGGCCTGTGTAGGGaatggggggggcgggaaggcaGGCGGCCGTGGAGACAtggcggggcagggtgggggaaggtTCGGGATGGCGCTGAGGAGCGCGTTCCTTAGGCCGGCCCCGAGCAGGGCCATGGTTGTGGTGTTTGGGCTCCTGTTCCCGATGCTGTACCGGTGTGGCCTGCACTGGTTGCGGCAGTGTCTCCAGGCGAGGAGGGAGGCCGCAGGCCTTGGCCGTGCGGGCTGGACGCGGCCCTGCAGGAAGCGCTTGCAGTAGGCCGCCTTGTATCAGGGCAGCCTAGCTTGTGCGGCTCCGCTTAGCGTGTGATCTGCTTCTTCCCCACAGAAAGGGCTTGTCCCAGTCAGCCTTGCCCTACAGACGCAGCGTGCCCACGGTAAGTAACTTCGCCGCCCTGAGCGCGCTTCGGCTGCTTTGTGGCGTTCAGTGCCGAGTCCGGTTCCCTTAGCACAGCTCAGGAAAGGAAGCAAAACGAAGAGACCTGTAATATTTTGTGTCATCGTTTTTAACTTCTGGCCTGATAAAATCCTACCGTAGCCTGTTCTCTTTGCGATATTGAAGAAGCAAGTATCATTTCCCGTCCAGATTCGTTGGgcaaaaaattctcttttcctctctgtaccttcctttatttatttaagtattaCTTCAGTTGTTTTTAGCCTGTATGATGTTGATTCCTACAGATGAAATTACTCTCTTCATGCTCGAGTTTGGCCTTTGCCATTGTGGAATAAACCGACTGTTTTCTAAGCTATTTACAACAGTAATTTGATTGATCAGAGCACTAATTTAAGTAATTTCAGCATGCCCTTGGTTCATTCAGGGTACTTCTGCTTAAAACACTTACTTGTCTGCTAAAAGATCAGGTGCTTAGGTTCTATCTGTTGGCAGAAAAATCTATTTATGATGCATGTGGAAAAGCATGTACTGAAAAACAGTTAAATAGAAACGTGAAGTGGAAgcacaaaacatgaaaataaagagATGCAATTTAAAGTAAGATAATGTGAAGCTGTTTGAAGTACTGCTGATGGCTAAACAGTTTAACAATGACTAGGATGTTCAAATGttacagttgttttaaaaaatcctgtgGGGGTTTTGTGTAGTTTTATTTGTACTCCGGTTTGCATTGTAATATATAGTGCACGTCCAAATACATTGTTTGCTGTGCTTTTCTATTTCATACTGTGAAtactaaaaggaagaaaactaggAGCTTTTGTAGCTCATTGGAAGAGTAAGGGCTACCTGGTTTGTTGGTGTTGTCTTCCCCTTAGCAGTTGCAGAAGCTGTGGCTCTATCAGCACAGTTTaacacagaaataacagaaaaggcACAGTTCTGTCTGAGTagatccatttctttcatttattaattaatttgtgTACTTCTCACTAATCTTTAGGCGCTTTACTGAGCGATGCCTGAATGGATCTCAATTTTGCGTTTCTGTCAAAGGCCCAATTAGAGTTCCTTCCCAATAACAGTGAtttctttcccccctctgttAGTTTGTATTCATGCTTCTGGTGTGGCAGTTAAAGTAAACTGATGATAAAGCAGCTGGTTGGAGGTTATATGGGGTGTTTTAAACAGAGACTTTCTTCCTTCACCTCTGCCTTCCCCCACTGTATTTCACTAGCACTGTAATTTCATAACATGTAAAAAAGTTTCTGTATCATTAGAAATACAATTTCAGTTCTTGATTGTTTTTTCAAGCATTACAAAGCATCTATTTCTACCATTTATAAAAAGCTTTCATACAGCTAGCCTATGCCTCTGTATTAAGCAGGTTTCATCAgttgtgtgggtttggttttttttctgattttctttagtGGCTGAAACTTACTTCTGATGATGTAAAGGAACAGATCTACAAGCTGGCTAAAAAAGGCCTGACTCCCTCACAAATTGGTAAGCTTTATTAATAACTCCTAAATGGAGTCAAAACACGTTTTTCTGACTGTTATAATGTAATTATTATAGGTTCCTTCAACCTGTGTTTAATAACATGCTAAGAAAATACAGGTTTCCTGATGTACTTATGTATTCACTGTGTGGATACTACTAAAAACGTAGTATGTCTCATTCTTGCAAGGCGCGTATTTGATGAAGTAGttgagtattttctttttcaagcagaaaattgAAGCATCTGATCTTTTAACCTGTCCTTAAGGATGGCCACTAACAACTGTTAATAGGGAAGTTTAGTCTGCCCAATTTCTTGGAGAAAAACTTGACATCTCATCTCAAGTGTTAGGAGCCCTGTGTTTAGGAGCTTACTGAGCTACATAATAGATCAGTTGGTAAACTATAGTTTGGACCCCTCTAGAGCTCTGCTTAAAATTCTGAGAGTATTAATGATCCCTATGGTactatacattattttttttagagtaaaGATGTCTATGACATCTTTGTTAACTGTAAAGAACAGGGTGATTGAATACCTAGCTTTAATGAGTCCTGTTGAAAATTTCCCGGTAATACTGTAGCACTGAATGTGTTAACCTGCCCAAATGTGATGGGTGGCTTAGTTGTCTGTTAAGTGCTATGATAAAGTGTTTCAGCTTCTCTAAGTTGTGTTTTGCTCGCTCACTGTCTACCGCTTGTTCACAGTTTCCAACAGAAAGCTTTCTAATTTAGAGAGGACCTTTTTTTGCATATCTTGTAACTTTAAGGTCAGtttcacaagatattttttttatgtgtgtgtaagGTTTTTCTTTTCAATGTGCAATGTAAATGTTTGTTTCAGGTGTGATCCTGAGGGATTCCCATGGTGTTGCCCAGGTTCGCTTTGTTACTGGCAACAAAATTCTGAGAATCCTTAAATCGAAGGGACTGGCCCCAGACCTTCCAGAGGATCTTTATCACTTGATTAAGAAAGCTGTTGCTGTTCGCAAACATcttgagagaaacagaaaggtgaGTACTAATTTAAGTAGACAActttctatgtttgttttttcaaataataCAGTAGTTTGTTTTTACAGCTTGACAAAGCAAAGACTTACCGTACCTCGTCTTAGCCACCCTCTTTGAGTAAACTTAATGGTTTGGGGAGGTATTTTGATGAAGGAGAATGGTCCTTGTCTGTGAAAAGGATCTTAAAAGCATTGCTTAAATCAGAACAGGACCAGAAATACATGGTTTTACCGTATTCATCAGACTTAGGGAATGGGAGTGTGGAGTTTGTAGCAGGAGCTGTGGATTTTTTTACATTATGAAAGCTCGTCTGAATTGTACGTCATTGAGAAGTCAAAGTAGTGCTTGGTTGTAACGTAACTTTCTTTTCAAGGACAAAGATGCCAAGTTCCGCCTGATTCTGATTGAAAGCAGGATCCATAGGTTGGCTCGCTACTACAAAACTAAGAGAGTGCTGCCGCCCAATTGGAAGTAGTAAGTCTTCTCTTACGTTATTATTTTCACCTACTGTAGGTTTTGTAAACAATGTGTTGGGGCTGTTCAAATGATGAAGAGTGAATTATGATCAGGCATATAGGTAAACCAGGCAGCAAAGAATAGGGATTTCCATAAATACTAACTGATAAATTAACGGAACATATTGCTGGGTGAAATGGCTGTCACAACACTTGGAAAAAACCATTGTCTCAACGAGAGAAGTCGCTACTAGATAATTTCTATAATCCTTTATACAAACTCTTGTTCTTACTCAGATACTTTTATAGTTCATGCTACTTTAAAAATTTATTGAGAAATGGCTTAGCCGTGGCAAAAATGAAAGTCATTTGGAGTTTTTCTCTAGGAAAATTTAACCAACGTAGGAGAATTCCCATAGACATCAGGGTGAGCTCTTTTTCTGAAAAGGTGCAAATTCATCTAGTTAGGTTTTTGAATATATGGGTTTGTGCTGTTATCCTAGTGTTTCTGTTTCTAAGGAAGGGTGAAATTTTTCTTTATGCtgtaattgtaaaaaaaaatttaaacaggtAGTGATTAAGCTCACGACTGGTAAAGCTTTAAACCGAAGCACTTTTTTTGGCAACTGGTTTGAAAAAATGCCTTtgcaattaatatttctttttctttctctctttctttttttagcgAATCATCAACAGCTTCTGCCCTGGTCGCGTAAGAGCTGGCTATGACTTACTGAAAGAATAAATTTTCATTAACTAAGTTTGTGTTGTCTCTGAATGGTTGGTGTCTTATAAACTTTTGCCCCTTTCAGGAAGTTGCATGTAAGTGGGCAGTTTTCAAGGTGAAGCAGACGTGTGGCCATAATTTACATATTGCTGACGTACAGTGTCAGATCCGGGTAGTGGTTGTTGCTGTCCTGAGACCAGCTGTGCGGTTTGTGTCTGTGCTTAAACTGGATTTTTGATCTGATAGCCTCAAGTTAGTAAAGTGACCTAGTCATTCAcagcaaatgtattttattcacATGGGGCTGTGCCTCTGTGGGTCCTGCAGGAAGAAGTGGGGAAGAGAATGTCAGAAGGAAGAATTGGGAatttagaaaatgcagaaaggattggggggggtggggaggacaCACACAAAATTGGAGAGGTTGATGGACTCATTGCAGGTAATGTGGATCTGCCTCTTGTGCAGAAAGCTTAAACAGACCTCAGCCAGTTCCTGACAGCAACTGTTGCTGTCATttgtaagtaattt
Encoded here:
- the RPS13 gene encoding small ribosomal subunit protein uS15, yielding MGRMHAPGKGLSQSALPYRRSVPTWLKLTSDDVKEQIYKLAKKGLTPSQIGVILRDSHGVAQVRFVTGNKILRILKSKGLAPDLPEDLYHLIKKAVAVRKHLERNRKDKDAKFRLILIESRIHRLARYYKTKRVLPPNWKYESSTASALVA